Proteins encoded by one window of Clostridium bornimense:
- a CDS encoding phage holin family protein — MDFLKYITEKMLILIPALYIIGMIIKGTDKIKNKYIPVILLPLGIAGAIGIGGLNVDSIIQGILITGVTVYGNQLITQYKKES; from the coding sequence ATGGATTTTTTAAAGTATATTACGGAAAAAATGCTTATTCTTATACCTGCATTGTATATAATTGGTATGATAATAAAGGGTACTGATAAAATAAAGAATAAATATATTCCTGTAATACTTCTACCACTTGGAATAGCAGGAGCTATTGGGATAGGTGGATTGAATGTAGATTCTATTATACAAGGAATATTGATAACAGGGGTAACAGTATACGGGAACCAGTTAATTACGCAATATAAAAAGGAATCTTAA
- a CDS encoding sensor histidine kinase, whose amino-acid sequence MKSKTTLQRRMLYIIIFSSIITIIIASLLINKTMSTKFNEYIEQVGENSNKKIVESIEAEYNKYQVLDERVGEALYRDAYMGNYYLTLINKNGEVVWKMEENDIIALSEENASKKDLGVYDAPKYQLISGDKEIGYVIIGRYSSLLTSEREVNFKSSINRNVIASGFMAILIAIALAIIESRQLSKPIEELSKTAEEISKGNFSVRSYEFSTIREIEALRESINNLGESLYNGEVVRKRLVSDVSHELRTPLNILQNNLEAMIDGIIPISIEKLEIINDEVVRFSKLIDNLKVLKSFEEHSVKMNLKNLDLNKILRSTCENFRLSFEDREVSLEYIEEGDAVIIGDEVKIREVLVNILSNCLKYVKPKGVVKVYLRVLTDTIEVVVWDNGMGINKNDLKFVFERLYRADKSRNSDGLGLGLTICKSIMEAHGGKIFLDSKENHWTEVKLVFNKIK is encoded by the coding sequence ATGAAAAGTAAAACAACATTACAGAGGAGAATGTTATATATTATAATATTCTCTTCTATAATAACTATAATAATTGCTTCTCTTTTAATTAATAAAACTATGAGTACTAAGTTTAATGAATATATTGAACAAGTTGGTGAAAATAGTAATAAAAAAATAGTGGAAAGTATAGAAGCTGAATATAATAAATATCAGGTTTTAGATGAAAGAGTAGGAGAAGCTCTTTATAGAGATGCATATATGGGTAACTATTATTTGACTTTAATAAATAAAAATGGTGAAGTTGTATGGAAAATGGAAGAAAATGATATTATCGCTCTCAGTGAAGAAAATGCTAGTAAGAAAGATTTAGGGGTATATGATGCTCCGAAATATCAATTAATAAGTGGAGACAAAGAAATTGGCTATGTTATTATTGGAAGATATTCATCATTGCTTACTTCAGAGAGAGAAGTAAATTTTAAGAGTTCCATAAATAGAAATGTTATAGCCAGTGGATTTATGGCCATACTTATAGCCATTGCTCTAGCAATAATCGAATCTAGACAATTGAGCAAGCCGATTGAGGAATTATCTAAGACTGCAGAGGAAATATCTAAAGGTAACTTTTCTGTGAGAAGTTATGAGTTTAGTACAATAAGAGAAATAGAGGCATTAAGGGAAAGCATAAATAATTTAGGTGAAAGTTTATATAATGGAGAAGTTGTTAGAAAAAGGCTCGTTAGCGATGTGTCTCATGAACTTAGGACACCCCTTAATATATTACAAAATAATTTAGAAGCAATGATAGATGGTATTATACCTATTTCTATAGAAAAATTAGAAATTATAAATGATGAAGTGGTAAGATTTTCTAAATTAATAGATAACTTAAAAGTACTTAAATCTTTTGAAGAACACTCCGTGAAGATGAATTTAAAAAATTTAGATTTAAATAAAATTTTAAGAAGTACATGTGAGAATTTTAGATTATCATTTGAAGATAGAGAGGTATCCTTAGAGTATATAGAAGAAGGAGACGCTGTTATCATTGGGGATGAAGTAAAGATAAGAGAAGTATTAGTTAATATACTAAGTAATTGCTTGAAATATGTAAAACCCAAAGGTGTAGTAAAAGTATATTTAAGAGTGCTAACTGATACAATAGAAGTTGTAGTATGGGATAATGGTATGGGAATAAATAAAAACGATTTAAAATTTGTTTTCGAAAGACTTTACAGAGCTGATAAAAGTAGAAATAGCGATGGGTTAGGATTAGGTCTTACAATATGTAAATCAATTATGGAAGCTCATGGAGGAAAGATATTTTTAGATAGTAAAGAAAACCATTGGACAGAAGTAAAGTTAGTGTTTAATAAGATAAAATAG
- a CDS encoding response regulator transcription factor, with amino-acid sequence MNRILLIEDETLVSDVIKKYLEKEGYEVYVTDNGSEALNLFRSLNPAMIILDLMLPDMDGEDICKEIRKESDVYIIMLTAKSSLEEKIEGLGMGADDYLVKPLSPRELVARVNAVFRRVGKEDEDVIIINDGEIVINNEERQVYKKGESIDLTPNEFDILYTLAKNKGKVFSREMLIEIVFGMDFEGYDRTVDTHIKNIRKKIEDDSKNPKYIHTVVKVGYKFDEK; translated from the coding sequence TTGAATAGAATTCTTTTAATTGAAGATGAAACTTTAGTAAGTGATGTAATAAAAAAATATTTAGAAAAAGAAGGATATGAAGTGTACGTTACAGATAATGGGTCAGAAGCATTAAATCTTTTTAGATCTTTAAATCCTGCAATGATAATATTAGATCTTATGCTTCCTGATATGGATGGTGAGGATATATGTAAGGAAATAAGAAAAGAATCTGATGTATATATTATTATGTTAACAGCAAAGAGTTCCCTAGAGGAGAAAATTGAAGGATTAGGTATGGGAGCTGATGATTATTTAGTAAAACCATTAAGTCCTAGAGAATTGGTAGCTAGGGTAAATGCTGTATTTAGAAGAGTAGGAAAAGAAGATGAGGATGTTATCATTATAAATGATGGAGAAATTGTTATAAACAATGAAGAAAGACAAGTTTATAAAAAAGGTGAGTCTATAGATTTAACACCAAATGAATTTGATATATTGTATACATTAGCAAAAAATAAAGGAAAAGTTTTTTCAAGAGAAATGCTTATAGAAATTGTATTTGGTATGGATTTTGAAGGCTACGATAGAACTGTAGATACACATATAAAAAACATAAGAAAAAAAATAGAAGATGATAGTAAAAATCCTAAGTATATTCATACAGTAGTAAAGGTAGGATATAAATTCGATGAAAAGTAA
- a CDS encoding ABC-F family ATP-binding cassette domain-containing protein, whose amino-acid sequence MITVTNVSLRYGDKKLFEDVNLKFTAGNCYGVIGANGAGKSTFLKILSGDVEPNTGDVSIDPGVRMSVLKQDHYAFDEFTVLDTVIMGNKRLFEIMKEKDELYAKPDFSEEDGIKASELEGEFAELNGWEAESEAAMLLQGLGIGSDLHYTLMSELAGGEKIKILLAQALFGKPGILILDEPTNHLDIKSINWLEEFLINFEGTVIVVSHDRHFLNNVCTHIADVDFGKIKIFVGNYDFWYQSSQLALQLAKEQNKKKEEKIKELQNFIARFSANASKSKQATSRKKMLDKISLDDIQPSSRRYPFVGFTPTREVGNDILMVDGLSKTVDGVKVLNNVSFTINKDNKVAFVGDEISVTTLFKILAGEMEPDEGSVKWGVTITTAYFPKDNSEYFNGCDLNLVDWLRQFSDEKSESYLRGFLGRMLFSGDEPLKSAAVLSGGEKVRCMLSRMMLSGANVLMLDQPTNHLDLESITAVNNGLVNYNSVVLFSSHDHEFLQTVANRVIEVTPEGYLDRLSTYDEFLEFKGMK is encoded by the coding sequence ATGATAACAGTTACAAATGTAAGTTTACGATACGGAGATAAAAAATTATTTGAAGATGTTAATTTAAAATTTACTGCAGGTAATTGCTACGGAGTTATTGGCGCTAATGGAGCAGGAAAGTCAACTTTCTTAAAGATACTATCAGGTGATGTTGAGCCAAATACAGGTGATGTTTCTATAGATCCAGGTGTTAGAATGTCAGTATTAAAACAAGATCACTATGCTTTTGATGAATTTACTGTTTTAGATACAGTTATAATGGGTAATAAAAGATTATTTGAAATAATGAAAGAAAAAGATGAGTTATATGCTAAACCAGATTTTTCAGAAGAAGATGGAATAAAGGCTTCTGAATTAGAAGGAGAATTTGCTGAACTTAATGGATGGGAAGCAGAGTCAGAAGCAGCAATGTTACTTCAAGGTCTTGGAATAGGTTCTGACCTTCATTATACATTAATGAGTGAATTAGCAGGTGGAGAAAAGATCAAAATTCTTTTAGCGCAAGCGTTATTTGGTAAGCCTGGAATATTAATTCTAGATGAGCCTACTAACCATTTAGATATTAAATCAATAAATTGGTTAGAAGAATTCCTAATTAATTTTGAAGGTACAGTTATAGTTGTATCTCACGATAGACATTTCTTAAATAATGTATGTACTCATATAGCAGATGTAGACTTTGGTAAGATTAAGATATTTGTAGGTAACTATGATTTCTGGTATCAATCAAGTCAATTAGCTCTTCAATTAGCTAAAGAGCAAAATAAGAAAAAAGAAGAAAAAATTAAAGAACTTCAAAACTTTATTGCTAGATTCTCTGCTAATGCTTCTAAATCAAAGCAAGCAACTTCAAGAAAGAAGATGCTTGATAAGATTTCATTAGATGATATCCAACCATCAAGCAGAAGATACCCATTTGTAGGATTTACTCCTACTAGAGAAGTTGGTAATGATATATTAATGGTAGATGGTTTAAGTAAAACTGTAGACGGAGTTAAGGTATTAAATAACGTTAGTTTTACTATAAATAAAGATAATAAAGTAGCTTTTGTTGGTGATGAAATATCAGTAACTACTTTATTTAAGATTTTAGCTGGAGAAATGGAGCCAGATGAAGGATCAGTTAAGTGGGGGGTTACTATAACAACAGCATACTTCCCTAAAGATAATTCAGAGTACTTCAATGGATGTGATTTAAATCTAGTTGACTGGCTTAGACAATTTTCAGATGAGAAGAGTGAAAGTTACTTAAGAGGTTTCTTAGGTAGAATGTTATTCTCTGGAGATGAACCATTAAAGAGTGCAGCGGTATTATCAGGAGGAGAAAAAGTTAGATGTATGTTATCTAGAATGATGTTATCTGGTGCTAATGTGCTTATGTTAGATCAGCCAACAAACCATTTAGATCTTGAATCTATTACTGCTGTAAATAATGGATTAGTTAATTATAACAGTGTTGTATTATTTAGTTCTCATGACCATGAGTTCTTACAAACTGTTGCAAATAGGGTAATAGAAGTTACTCCAGAAGGATATTTAGATAGATTATCTACTTATGACGAATTTTTAGAGTTTAAGGGTATGAAGTAA
- a CDS encoding GNAT family N-acetyltransferase, with amino-acid sequence MKDVEFRFIEMYSKEYEEIKFARYEALFKDCEKNHYHEMADIEYDKKSMHFAGYDGDNLVAYCRLTVEDDIGKISRVFVTKKYLKQGFGKQLINSLIERCLELDIKKLELNSRESSLKFYERLGFYRSGELIVSQESMLTLIPMVREVSRYVVIEKGINTEKTMV; translated from the coding sequence TTGAAGGATGTAGAGTTTAGATTTATAGAAATGTATTCAAAAGAGTATGAAGAAATAAAATTTGCGAGATATGAAGCTCTATTTAAAGATTGTGAGAAAAATCATTATCATGAAATGGCAGATATAGAATATGATAAAAAAAGTATGCATTTTGCTGGTTATGATGGAGATAATTTAGTTGCTTATTGCAGACTTACTGTAGAAGATGATATTGGAAAGATATCAAGAGTATTTGTTACAAAGAAATATTTGAAGCAAGGATTTGGAAAGCAATTAATAAACAGTCTTATAGAAAGATGTTTAGAGTTAGATATAAAAAAATTAGAATTAAACTCAAGAGAAAGTTCTCTAAAATTCTATGAGAGATTAGGATTTTATCGTAGTGGAGAGCTTATAGTATCACAGGAGAGTATGTTAACACTAATACCTATGGTTAGAGAAGTAAGTAGGTATGTAGTAATAGAGAAGGGTATTAATACAGAAAAAACTATGGTATAA
- the adhE gene encoding bifunctional acetaldehyde-CoA/alcohol dehydrogenase, whose product MEVRNIEELMEKIEEVREAQKVFSTFSQEQVDEIFRQSAIAANNARIQLAKLAVEESGMGILEDKVIKNHFASEYIYNQYKDEKTCGVIEKDEFFGITKIAEPIGVVAAVVPTTNPTSTAIFKALIALKTRNGIIFSPHPRAKGATIKAARIVYEAAVKAGAPEGIIGWIDEPSVELSQTLMREADITLATGGPGMVRAAYSSGKPAIGVGAGNTPAIIDSSAHIKMAVSSILLSKTFDNGVICASEQSVVVLDDIYDKVREEFLERGAYILKEDEVDKVREVILINGVLNAKIVGQSAVKIAELAGINVPENTKVLIGEVESVELEEPFSHEKLSPILAMYRVKDFKEALDKAARLVELGGFGHTSVLYADQNTEREKIKAFGARMKTGRTIVNMPAAQGAIGDLYNFKLAPSLTLGCGSWGGNSVSENVGVKHLLNVKSVAERRENMLWFRVPEKVYFKFGCMPVALQELKDMKKKKAFIVTDKVLYSLGYIDKITDVLREMDIDFKVFFDVAPDPTLEIARKGAEEMKSFGPDTIIAVGGGSPMDAAKIMWVLYEHPEVKFEDLAMRFMDIRKRVYKFPTMGEKAMMIAVPTSAGTGSEVTPFAVITDEKTGVKYPLADYALTPDMAIVDAELMMNMPKGLTAASGIDALTHAIEAMASVLASEYTNGLALEAIRIIFKYLPQAYEEGTTNVKAREKMAHAATMAGMAFANAFLGVCHSMAHKLGAFHHVPHGVANALLINEVIKFNAVENPRKQAAFPQYKYPNVKARYARIADFLNLGGNNEDEKIEKLINAIEELKSKVDMPKSIKDAGIKEEVFYSTLDEMCVQAFDDQCTGANPRYPLISEIKEMYINAYDVI is encoded by the coding sequence ATGGAAGTTAGAAATATTGAAGAGCTAATGGAGAAAATTGAAGAAGTAAGAGAAGCGCAAAAAGTATTTTCGACATTTTCACAAGAACAAGTAGATGAAATTTTTAGACAAAGTGCTATAGCTGCAAATAATGCTAGAATCCAATTAGCTAAGCTTGCGGTAGAAGAAAGTGGAATGGGGATTTTAGAAGATAAGGTTATAAAAAACCATTTTGCATCAGAATATATTTATAATCAATATAAAGATGAAAAAACTTGTGGAGTAATAGAAAAAGATGAGTTTTTCGGAATTACTAAGATTGCAGAGCCAATAGGAGTAGTTGCAGCTGTAGTACCGACAACGAATCCAACGTCAACAGCTATATTTAAAGCATTAATAGCTTTAAAAACTAGAAATGGTATAATCTTTTCACCACATCCAAGAGCTAAAGGTGCTACTATCAAGGCAGCAAGAATAGTTTATGAAGCTGCAGTTAAGGCAGGAGCGCCAGAGGGGATTATTGGATGGATTGATGAACCATCAGTGGAACTTTCACAAACACTGATGAGAGAAGCAGATATAACTTTAGCAACTGGAGGACCAGGTATGGTAAGGGCTGCTTATTCATCAGGAAAGCCAGCTATTGGTGTAGGTGCAGGAAATACTCCAGCTATTATAGATTCGTCGGCTCATATTAAAATGGCTGTTTCATCAATATTATTATCAAAAACTTTTGATAATGGTGTAATATGCGCATCTGAACAATCAGTAGTAGTATTAGATGATATTTATGATAAAGTAAGAGAAGAGTTTCTTGAAAGAGGAGCATATATATTAAAAGAAGATGAAGTAGATAAAGTTAGAGAGGTAATTCTTATAAATGGTGTTTTAAATGCTAAAATTGTTGGACAATCAGCGGTTAAAATAGCAGAATTAGCTGGCATTAATGTTCCAGAGAATACAAAAGTATTAATTGGTGAAGTAGAATCAGTAGAATTAGAAGAGCCATTTTCACATGAAAAATTATCACCAATCCTTGCGATGTATAGAGTAAAAGATTTTAAAGAAGCTTTAGACAAGGCGGCTAGACTTGTGGAACTTGGAGGTTTTGGTCATACATCAGTTTTATATGCAGATCAAAACACTGAGAGGGAAAAAATTAAGGCGTTTGGAGCTAGAATGAAAACTGGTAGAACAATTGTAAATATGCCAGCAGCTCAAGGAGCTATCGGTGACTTATACAACTTTAAACTTGCACCATCACTTACACTTGGTTGTGGTTCATGGGGTGGTAACTCTGTTTCAGAAAATGTAGGAGTTAAGCATTTATTAAATGTTAAGTCAGTAGCTGAGAGGAGAGAAAATATGCTTTGGTTTAGAGTACCTGAAAAAGTTTACTTCAAATTTGGATGTATGCCTGTAGCATTACAAGAACTAAAAGATATGAAAAAGAAAAAGGCATTTATCGTCACTGATAAAGTGTTATATTCTTTAGGATATATAGATAAAATTACAGATGTATTAAGAGAGATGGATATAGATTTTAAAGTATTCTTTGATGTGGCACCAGATCCAACTCTTGAGATAGCAAGAAAAGGTGCGGAAGAAATGAAGTCTTTTGGACCAGATACAATTATCGCCGTTGGTGGTGGGTCACCAATGGATGCGGCTAAAATTATGTGGGTTTTATATGAACATCCAGAAGTTAAATTTGAAGATTTAGCTATGAGATTTATGGATATTAGAAAGAGAGTATATAAGTTCCCAACTATGGGTGAAAAGGCTATGATGATAGCTGTTCCTACTTCTGCTGGAACAGGGTCAGAAGTTACTCCTTTTGCAGTTATTACAGATGAGAAAACAGGTGTAAAATATCCATTGGCAGATTATGCTCTTACTCCAGACATGGCTATAGTCGATGCAGAGCTTATGATGAATATGCCAAAAGGATTAACAGCGGCTTCTGGTATAGATGCATTAACTCATGCTATAGAAGCTATGGCTTCAGTACTTGCGTCTGAATATACTAATGGATTAGCATTAGAGGCGATAAGAATAATATTTAAGTATTTACCACAAGCTTATGAAGAGGGAACTACAAATGTTAAAGCAAGAGAAAAAATGGCTCATGCAGCAACTATGGCAGGAATGGCATTTGCTAATGCTTTCTTAGGAGTTTGTCATTCAATGGCTCATAAATTAGGTGCTTTCCATCATGTACCACATGGAGTTGCTAATGCATTATTAATTAATGAAGTAATTAAATTTAATGCTGTGGAGAATCCAAGAAAACAAGCAGCATTTCCACAATATAAATATCCAAATGTAAAAGCTAGATATGCTAGAATTGCAGATTTCTTAAATCTTGGTGGAAATAATGAGGATGAAAAAATAGAAAAATTAATTAATGCAATTGAAGAGTTAAAATCTAAGGTAGATATGCCAAAGAGTATAAAAGATGCTGGAATTAAGGAAGAAGTTTTCTATTCAACATTAGATGAAATGTGCGTTCAGGCTTTTGATGATCAATGTACAGGAGCAAATCCAAGATATCCGTTAATAAGTGAAATAAAAGAGATGTATATAAATGCATATGATGTAATATAA
- a CDS encoding AbgT family transporter has protein sequence MQKKKKGLFSKFLDGVEKVGNKLPHPVTIFFLLCLLIIGVSAILAAFDISLTYTKVDTKTNEIVTVTDSVKSLLSVDGIRYMLTSMVTNFTGFAPLGSVLVPMLGVGLAEQVGLISAMIKKLVLSTPKGLITAVVVFAGVMSNVAGDAGYIVLVPLGAIIFGSFGRNPIAGLAAAFAGVSGGFSANLILGTIDPLLSGISTEAAKIADPNYFVSPMANYFFMAVSVVLIVILGTIVTQKIVEPRLGKYEGKIDENENVTTITKDEKRGLRFALISFIVLTVIILAMTIPSNGILRSEAGELIAAGSPFMDSIVVIILLAFIVPGIAYGIGAKTIRNDKDVEKALSMSIKSMSSYVVMVFFAAQFVNYFNYTNVGTLIAVKGAELLQSLNFQGLPLLVCFILMCGFINLFMGSASAKWAIMAPIFIPIFMGIGLSPEATQVAFRIGDSVTNLITPLMTYFALIAVTLQKYDKKAGMGTLISTMVPYSIVFTIGWTILLIVWYLIGLPLGPGAPIFLG, from the coding sequence ATGCAAAAGAAGAAAAAGGGACTTTTTTCTAAGTTTCTAGATGGAGTTGAAAAAGTAGGAAATAAATTACCACATCCAGTAACTATTTTCTTTTTATTATGTCTTTTAATAATTGGGGTATCTGCAATACTTGCAGCTTTTGATATATCATTAACATATACAAAAGTAGATACAAAGACTAATGAAATAGTTACAGTTACAGATTCAGTTAAAAGTTTATTATCAGTAGATGGTATAAGATATATGTTAACATCTATGGTTACTAATTTTACAGGATTTGCACCACTAGGTTCAGTACTTGTTCCAATGTTAGGAGTTGGACTAGCTGAACAAGTAGGACTTATTTCTGCAATGATTAAGAAATTAGTTCTTAGCACACCTAAGGGATTAATAACGGCAGTAGTAGTTTTTGCAGGGGTTATGTCTAATGTAGCCGGAGATGCAGGTTATATAGTATTAGTACCACTTGGAGCAATTATTTTTGGTTCTTTTGGAAGAAATCCAATTGCAGGACTTGCAGCAGCTTTTGCAGGGGTTTCTGGTGGATTCAGTGCTAATTTAATTTTAGGAACAATAGATCCATTACTTTCAGGTATTTCTACAGAGGCAGCAAAGATAGCAGATCCAAATTATTTTGTATCTCCAATGGCTAACTATTTCTTTATGGCAGTTTCAGTAGTACTAATAGTTATTTTAGGTACTATTGTTACACAGAAAATTGTTGAGCCTAGACTTGGAAAATATGAAGGTAAAATAGATGAAAATGAAAATGTTACGACAATCACTAAAGATGAAAAAAGAGGTTTAAGATTTGCATTAATTTCATTTATAGTTTTAACTGTTATAATTTTAGCTATGACAATTCCTTCAAATGGAATTTTAAGAAGTGAAGCTGGTGAGTTAATAGCAGCAGGTTCTCCATTCATGGATTCTATTGTAGTAATAATACTTTTAGCATTTATAGTACCAGGTATAGCTTATGGTATAGGTGCGAAAACTATTAGAAATGATAAAGACGTTGAAAAAGCATTATCAATGTCAATAAAATCAATGTCAAGCTATGTTGTTATGGTATTCTTTGCAGCACAATTTGTTAACTATTTTAACTATACAAATGTAGGAACACTTATTGCTGTTAAGGGAGCAGAGTTATTACAATCATTAAACTTCCAAGGGTTACCTTTATTAGTTTGCTTTATATTAATGTGTGGATTCATAAACTTATTTATGGGATCAGCATCAGCAAAGTGGGCAATAATGGCACCAATATTTATACCAATATTCATGGGAATCGGATTATCTCCAGAAGCAACACAAGTTGCATTTAGAATCGGGGACTCAGTAACAAATCTGATTACTCCACTTATGACGTACTTTGCACTTATAGCAGTAACGCTTCAGAAATATGATAAAAAAGCAGGTATGGGTACACTAATATCAACAATGGTTCCTTATTCAATTGTATTTACTATTGGATGGACAATCCTTCTAATAGTGTGGTATTTAATTGGATTGCCACTTGGACCAGGTGCACCAATATTTTTAGGATAG
- a CDS encoding carbohydrate kinase family protein has protein sequence MNMYEEKYVVVLGASVVDIFGFCSCEYKEYNSTPGNIKMSFGGVSRNIAENMARMGINTKFISILGDDEMGKSILEHSKKIGYDMSDSLIVENSSTPTYLAILNHEGEMVSAIADMKSIDKLDTDFIDSKDDVIKNAEYVFLDSDNPEILEYILKKYQGNTKFVLDPISASKAEKVKHLIKYFHTIKPNRHEAEVLCGFSINNYEDLKKAGEYFISLGITNVFISLDCDGIYYVNKYESGRIKAENVEVKNVTGAGDAFVAGIGYGYINNLKLKEIVKIAITMSSITISHEDTIHPFMNLEYVHNSIGNYNWIEN, from the coding sequence ATGAATATGTATGAAGAAAAATATGTAGTAGTATTAGGGGCATCGGTAGTAGATATATTTGGATTTTGCTCTTGCGAATATAAGGAATACAATTCTACACCAGGGAACATAAAAATGTCTTTTGGGGGAGTAAGTAGAAATATAGCTGAGAATATGGCTAGGATGGGAATAAATACAAAATTCATCTCTATATTAGGGGATGATGAGATGGGAAAAAGTATTTTAGAACATTCAAAAAAAATAGGATATGATATGAGTGATTCATTGATAGTAGAAAATAGTTCTACTCCAACATATTTAGCAATTTTAAACCATGAAGGTGAGATGGTTTCAGCTATCGCAGATATGAAATCAATTGATAAGTTAGATACTGATTTTATTGATAGCAAAGATGACGTTATAAAGAATGCTGAGTATGTATTCTTAGATTCAGATAATCCTGAAATTTTAGAATATATACTAAAGAAATATCAAGGAAATACAAAGTTTGTATTAGATCCGATATCAGCTTCAAAAGCTGAAAAAGTAAAACATCTTATAAAATATTTTCATACTATTAAACCAAATAGGCATGAAGCAGAAGTGCTTTGTGGGTTTAGTATAAATAATTATGAAGATTTAAAAAAAGCTGGTGAATATTTCATATCATTAGGCATAACTAATGTATTTATATCTCTAGATTGTGATGGAATATATTATGTTAACAAGTATGAAAGCGGTAGAATAAAGGCTGAAAATGTAGAAGTTAAAAATGTTACAGGAGCTGGAGATGCTTTTGTTGCCGGTATAGGATATGGATATATTAATAATTTAAAGCTAAAAGAAATAGTTAAGATAGCAATAACTATGTCATCTATTACAATTTCACACGAAGATACAATACATCCTTTTATGAACTTAGAATATGTTCATAATTCTATTGGAAATTATAATTGGATTGAAAATTAA
- a CDS encoding alpha/beta-type small acid-soluble spore protein: MSNSSQKLVPEAKNGLAKFKQEVASELGVQFTDYNGDLSSKQCGSVGGEMVKRMVSEYENKIK, translated from the coding sequence ATGTCAAATTCATCACAAAAATTAGTTCCAGAAGCAAAGAATGGATTAGCAAAATTTAAACAAGAAGTTGCAAGTGAATTAGGAGTTCAATTCACTGACTACAATGGAGACTTAAGCTCTAAACAATGTGGATCTGTAGGTGGAGAAATGGTTAAGAGAATGGTTTCTGAATATGAAAACAAAATAAAATAA